From a region of the Constantimarinum furrinae genome:
- the murI gene encoding glutamate racemase encodes MNEQRPIGVFDSGVGGSSIWQEIHALLPYEHTIYLADSKNAPYGNKSKEEITRLSIKNTEVLLEMGAKIIVVACNTATTNSISEMRERFKVPIIGIEPAIKPAALNTSTKSIGILATKGTLTSDLFHKTATEFTQDINVVEIVGEGLVPLIEAGTLDSPKMIKLLQKYLTPMVKAKVDYLVLGCSHYPYLIPQIRNLIPNDIVIIDSGMAVARQTKSILERLQLLRTDVSKPTLKFYTNSEVKTLKFLLKDFSEEISVEKKDF; translated from the coding sequence GTGAATGAGCAACGTCCCATAGGTGTTTTCGATTCCGGAGTAGGCGGTTCGTCGATCTGGCAGGAAATTCATGCCTTACTTCCTTACGAACACACAATCTATCTCGCAGATAGCAAAAATGCACCCTACGGCAACAAATCCAAAGAAGAGATCACCCGGCTCAGCATAAAAAACACCGAGGTTTTGCTGGAAATGGGCGCCAAGATCATAGTAGTAGCCTGTAATACCGCAACAACCAATTCAATCTCTGAAATGAGGGAGCGCTTTAAAGTCCCTATCATCGGGATTGAACCTGCCATTAAACCCGCTGCATTAAACACCAGCACTAAGAGTATCGGAATTCTGGCAACTAAAGGAACTTTAACCAGTGATCTGTTTCACAAAACGGCAACCGAGTTTACCCAAGATATAAACGTAGTAGAAATCGTAGGTGAAGGCCTAGTACCCCTTATAGAAGCCGGGACTCTGGACAGCCCTAAAATGATAAAACTGCTTCAAAAATACCTTACGCCCATGGTGAAGGCAAAAGTAGATTACCTTGTATTGGGCTGTAGTCACTATCCTTACCTCATTCCACAGATCAGGAACTTGATTCCAAATGATATCGTGATCATCGATTCGGGAATGGCAGTAGCACGACAAACGAAAAGTATACTGGAACGACTTCAGTTGCTTCGGACGGATGTTTCAAAACCAACCTTGAAATTTTATACGAATTCGGAGGTTAAGACCCTTAAATTCCTGCTCAAGGATTTTTCTGAAGAAATCTCGGTAGAGAAGAAAGACTTTTAA
- a CDS encoding OmpH family outer membrane protein — protein sequence MKRVKLLFVAVILFMGATTVANAQSKVAHIDTQALVEAMPEMKAAQSQLEKLKKTYDTEIKAMARELDTKIKQYSAEAESKTDDENQKRAEEVQGMQNNIGAYRQQALQDLQQKEVDILQPILEKARVAIQKVARAQGYQYVIDATQGGGLLVADGKDLLAEVKKELGI from the coding sequence ATGAAAAGAGTAAAATTATTATTTGTAGCCGTAATATTGTTCATGGGAGCAACGACAGTTGCCAATGCACAGTCTAAGGTGGCGCATATCGATACTCAGGCTTTAGTGGAAGCTATGCCTGAAATGAAAGCGGCTCAAAGTCAGCTTGAGAAACTTAAAAAGACCTACGATACCGAGATCAAGGCAATGGCAAGAGAACTTGATACAAAGATCAAGCAGTATAGTGCCGAAGCGGAGTCTAAGACCGATGACGAAAATCAGAAGCGTGCAGAAGAAGTTCAGGGAATGCAAAATAATATTGGCGCATACCGTCAGCAAGCATTGCAGGATCTTCAACAAAAAGAAGTTGATATTCTTCAACCCATCCTAGAGAAAGCTCGTGTGGCTATTCAAAAAGTGGCAAGAGCTCAAGGGTATCAGTATGTTATTGATGCTACACAAGGTGGCGGATTACTGGTAGCAGATGGTAAGGATCTTCTGGCAGAAGTGAAAAAGGAATTGGGAATTTAA
- a CDS encoding OmpH family outer membrane protein, with translation MKTKNLLFLALAFFCFSFMANAQRGARIGYIDMEYILENVPEYRESQTQLDGKVQRWKQDLEKKQNEIDQMKLDLSNERVLLTKELIEEREEEIKIKEDEAIKYQQDRFGPNGDLMIQRRQLVQPIQDQVFNIVQEIAEAKKYDFIFDKSADIVMLFAAERNDISDQVLRSINRAAKRTEATNKKEKREIEAREELSEEEEEAVTEREKAVEDKKNEREALMAERKRIRDSIREVKKREFEERRQRLLDERQARKDSIAQARGNNGNPPNAGEGEGEGEGEGEGNGGNNQGKLEE, from the coding sequence ATGAAAACAAAAAATTTACTTTTTTTAGCGCTTGCATTTTTCTGCTTTTCATTTATGGCAAACGCACAAAGAGGAGCTAGAATAGGATATATTGATATGGAATATATTCTTGAAAATGTACCTGAATACCGTGAATCTCAAACACAGTTGGATGGAAAAGTGCAACGTTGGAAACAAGATCTTGAGAAAAAACAGAATGAGATCGATCAAATGAAATTAGATCTTAGTAACGAACGTGTACTACTAACCAAAGAACTGATCGAAGAACGGGAAGAAGAAATTAAGATCAAGGAAGACGAAGCAATAAAATATCAGCAAGATCGATTTGGTCCCAATGGCGATCTTATGATACAACGAAGACAATTGGTTCAACCTATTCAGGATCAAGTCTTTAATATTGTTCAGGAAATTGCCGAAGCCAAGAAGTATGATTTTATATTCGACAAATCTGCCGATATTGTAATGCTTTTTGCTGCGGAAAGAAACGACATTAGTGACCAGGTGCTACGAAGTATTAATCGCGCTGCCAAGCGAACCGAGGCCACCAATAAAAAAGAAAAGCGAGAAATAGAAGCGCGAGAAGAACTTTCTGAAGAAGAGGAAGAAGCTGTTACAGAACGTGAGAAAGCTGTTGAAGATAAGAAAAATGAACGTGAAGCCTTAATGGCTGAAAGAAAACGTATTCGTGATTCCATTCGTGAAGTGAAGAAACGGGAATTCGAAGAACGTAGACAACGTTTGTTGGACGAACGTCAGGCCAGAAAAGATTCCATAGCTCAGGCTAGAGGAAACAATGGAAACCCACCTAATGCCGGTGAAGGTGAAGGCGAAGGAGAAGGAGAAGGAGAAGGAAATGGTGGAAACAATCAAGGAAAATTAGAAGAATAA
- a CDS encoding BamA/OMP85 family outer membrane protein, with protein sequence MSNLKNSLPLHTFKKFYCTFLFTILLVFSVTAQQKDLNSSRKYTINNLTVTGAQSFNEQTVIAFTGLRKGDRIFVPGEKLSAVTKKLWEQNLFSDIAFYVTNIDGDLIDLELYIVELPKMNEVTIDGVRKGKRKEILKDNNLKPGVKITKNLVTTTKNYITNKFREDGFFNTEVIISTTPHLDSTGTEIAKNMRIAVDKGERVKVSKITFEGNERLSDKKLRRAMKNVKRKNIIRFWKRSKYTESSFEEDKANVIKKYKENGYRDARILSDTLVVKDEKNVTLKLNVEEGKKYYFGDIDFIGNSVYTDSQLRQLLGIAKGETYNGTLLQERIADDSEPDADDLTNLYQNNGYLFSRINPVEVGVRNDTLDFEIRIIEGKLAYFDHISVVGNTKTNDHVIYREIRTRPGQKYSRRNVVRTIRELGQLGFFDPEQLSPNFKNVDPNNGTLDMEYSVVEKGSSQIELQGGYGGGGFVGTLGLSFNNFSLRNIFNGSAYKPLPMGDGQKLSLRAQASSFYQTYSISLTEPWLGGKKPIQLSTSFSHTVQYFYDFSTRDVDKDRRFLITGGSVGLAKRLKWPDDYFQFSQAISFQHYNLKNYNTGLFTFGDGYANNLAYTVGLSRNNTATNPIYPITGSEFSITAKLTPPYSAFNSVDYEGLAAERAELDITTVDGRERIAEIDQERFKWLEYYKIKFNGSWYTRIIDKLVLRTNTEFGFLGAYNKDRGVPPFERFFVGGDGLGAFSLDGREVIQLRGYPNQSLSSNDGNTIYNKFSLELRYPITLKQLASIYVLTFAEGGGSYDGFRNYNPFSINRSAGAGLRIFMPAFGLLGIDFGYGFDPILGGSEPNGWETHFIIGQQF encoded by the coding sequence GTGAGCAACTTAAAAAATAGCCTGCCATTGCATACCTTTAAAAAGTTTTATTGTACGTTTCTTTTTACAATACTATTGGTTTTTAGTGTTACTGCTCAGCAAAAAGATCTCAACAGCAGCAGAAAATACACCATCAACAATTTAACAGTAACAGGGGCTCAGAGTTTTAACGAACAAACAGTTATCGCATTTACCGGTTTAAGAAAAGGCGATCGTATCTTTGTTCCCGGTGAAAAGTTGAGTGCTGTAACCAAAAAACTTTGGGAGCAAAATCTTTTTAGCGACATCGCCTTCTATGTCACAAATATTGATGGGGATCTTATTGATCTTGAGCTCTATATTGTCGAACTGCCTAAAATGAACGAGGTAACCATAGACGGTGTTCGAAAGGGAAAGAGAAAGGAAATATTAAAGGACAACAACCTAAAACCCGGTGTGAAGATCACAAAGAACCTGGTTACCACTACAAAGAACTATATTACAAATAAATTTAGGGAAGACGGGTTTTTTAATACCGAAGTGATCATAAGCACTACACCCCATTTAGATTCTACCGGAACAGAGATTGCTAAGAACATGCGCATCGCGGTCGATAAAGGCGAACGCGTAAAAGTTAGCAAGATTACTTTTGAAGGAAACGAAAGATTATCTGATAAAAAACTTCGTCGCGCAATGAAAAATGTAAAGCGCAAGAATATTATCAGATTCTGGAAGCGCTCGAAGTATACCGAGAGTTCCTTTGAAGAAGATAAGGCCAATGTCATTAAAAAATACAAAGAAAACGGATACAGGGATGCCCGGATATTAAGTGATACACTAGTCGTAAAAGACGAGAAAAATGTAACACTAAAATTGAATGTTGAAGAAGGAAAAAAATACTATTTCGGGGATATTGATTTTATAGGGAACAGTGTTTATACCGATTCCCAACTCCGACAATTACTAGGAATCGCAAAAGGTGAAACCTATAATGGAACGCTACTACAGGAACGTATTGCAGATGATTCGGAACCCGATGCCGACGACCTCACTAACCTTTATCAAAACAACGGGTATTTGTTCTCCAGGATCAATCCTGTAGAAGTTGGAGTTAGAAATGACACTCTGGACTTCGAGATCAGGATCATTGAAGGAAAACTGGCTTATTTCGATCACATTTCTGTTGTGGGAAATACCAAAACCAACGATCATGTGATTTACCGTGAGATCCGTACTCGTCCGGGACAAAAATACAGCCGCAGAAACGTAGTAAGAACAATTCGTGAATTAGGTCAGCTAGGGTTTTTTGATCCCGAACAGCTTTCCCCTAATTTTAAGAACGTTGATCCGAATAATGGAACTTTGGATATGGAATATTCGGTAGTAGAAAAAGGTTCCAGCCAAATTGAACTACAAGGTGGTTATGGTGGGGGTGGATTTGTTGGTACGTTAGGACTTTCGTTCAACAACTTTTCTTTGCGAAATATTTTTAATGGATCGGCCTACAAACCCTTGCCTATGGGTGATGGACAAAAATTATCCCTTAGGGCTCAGGCCAGTAGTTTTTATCAAACCTATAGTATTTCACTTACCGAACCCTGGTTAGGGGGTAAAAAGCCGATTCAGTTAAGCACCTCATTTTCTCATACGGTACAGTATTTCTACGATTTCTCGACAAGAGATGTCGATAAAGACCGAAGATTCCTCATCACCGGTGGATCTGTTGGACTTGCCAAAAGATTAAAATGGCCGGACGATTATTTTCAGTTTTCTCAGGCGATAAGCTTTCAGCATTATAATTTAAAGAACTACAACACCGGTTTGTTTACCTTCGGTGATGGTTATGCCAATAACCTTGCATATACGGTTGGACTTAGCAGAAACAACACGGCTACCAACCCAATTTATCCTATTACAGGTTCAGAGTTTAGTATTACCGCTAAATTGACACCACCATATTCCGCATTTAACAGTGTGGATTATGAAGGTCTGGCAGCCGAACGCGCCGAATTGGATATTACCACGGTCGACGGCCGGGAGCGCATAGCAGAAATCGATCAGGAACGATTTAAATGGCTCGAATATTATAAAATAAAGTTCAATGGATCCTGGTATACGAGAATAATTGATAAATTAGTGCTCCGAACTAATACAGAATTCGGGTTTTTAGGGGCTTATAACAAGGATAGAGGAGTTCCTCCTTTTGAACGATTCTTTGTTGGGGGTGACGGTCTGGGTGCGTTTAGTCTGGACGGCCGGGAGGTTATTCAGCTAAGAGGATATCCCAATCAATCACTTTCTAGTAACGACGGAAATACCATTTACAATAAATTTTCGTTAGAATTGAGGTATCCTATCACTTTAAAGCAGTTAGCATCCATTTATGTGCTTACTTTTGCCGAAGGGGGAGGTTCTTACGATGGATTCAGAAACTATAATCCATTCAGTATTAATAGGTCTGCCGGTGCCGGATTGCGTATATTTATGCCGGCATTTGGATTATTGGGAATCGATTTTGGTTATGGATTCGACCCAATTCTTGGCGGAAGTGAACCAAATGGATGGGAAACCCATTTTATTATTGGACAACAGTTTTAA
- a CDS encoding isoprenyl transferase, with product MSLESQIDLERLPKHLAVIMDGNGRWAKQKGLFRSIGHENGTKAVREIVEACAEINISFLTLYAFSTENWNRPQMEVDLLMKLLVNSLKKEIDTLQKNNIKLNAIGNLETLPKKAKNELLAVIEKTKNNDRLTLTLALSYGSREELTKTVREISHKVKNNLISPDNIDESVINNHLYTQNLPDVDLLIRTSGEQRISNFLLWQLAYAELYFTETLWPDYTKNHLFEAILNYQNRERRFGKTSEQLKK from the coding sequence ATGTCCTTAGAATCCCAAATAGACCTGGAAAGATTACCCAAGCACCTCGCGGTGATCATGGATGGAAATGGCAGGTGGGCTAAACAAAAAGGGTTATTTAGAAGCATAGGGCATGAAAACGGAACAAAAGCAGTGCGAGAGATCGTTGAAGCCTGTGCCGAGATCAATATTTCATTTCTCACCTTATATGCATTTTCTACAGAAAATTGGAACCGACCCCAAATGGAAGTAGATCTTTTAATGAAGCTTTTAGTTAATAGCCTGAAAAAAGAAATTGATACGCTTCAAAAGAACAACATAAAACTGAATGCCATCGGCAATTTAGAAACACTTCCCAAAAAGGCCAAAAATGAGCTATTGGCGGTGATCGAAAAGACAAAAAATAACGATAGGTTAACCTTAACTCTTGCGCTAAGCTATGGCTCGAGAGAAGAATTGACAAAAACTGTTCGAGAGATTAGTCATAAAGTTAAAAATAACCTAATTTCGCCCGATAATATTGATGAATCGGTTATAAATAATCATCTTTACACGCAAAATTTGCCAGACGTAGATCTGTTAATCCGCACTAGCGGTGAACAACGTATTAGTAATTTTCTATTATGGCAATTAGCATACGCCGAATTGTATTTTACCGAAACACTTTGGCCCGATTATACAAAAAACCATCTTTTTGAGGCAATATTAAATTATCAAAACAGAGAAAGAAGATTTGGAAAAACAAGTGAGCAACTTAAAAAATAG
- the porG gene encoding type IX secretion system protein PorG: MRYFATVLFFITVTFIGHSQTYEIGGILGGTNYIGDVGKTNYISPNSLAFGGIFKWNRSERHSFRGSVLIANIKGDDNDSNESRRQQRGYSFENTITELSIGIEYTFWEFNMYSGQPVSTPYLYTGLTYFGYNALYKRPDNVIVDYDRDGAVAIPMVVGFKTTVGTKMVLGFEIGARYTFTDDLDGSNPVNELANEESLKFGNLNSDDWYVFTGITLTFTFGRRPCYCNF; the protein is encoded by the coding sequence ATGAGGTATTTCGCAACCGTACTTTTTTTTATAACAGTCACTTTTATCGGACATTCTCAAACCTATGAGATAGGTGGAATACTCGGTGGTACTAACTATATAGGAGATGTTGGCAAAACCAATTACATTTCCCCCAATAGTCTGGCGTTTGGAGGAATCTTTAAATGGAACCGAAGTGAGCGTCACTCTTTTAGAGGTTCTGTACTCATTGCGAATATTAAAGGTGATGACAATGATTCTAACGAAAGTAGGCGTCAGCAAAGAGGGTATTCGTTCGAAAATACGATCACAGAATTATCTATTGGGATCGAATATACATTTTGGGAGTTCAATATGTACAGCGGACAACCCGTATCCACGCCTTATTTATACACAGGACTTACGTATTTTGGTTACAATGCACTTTATAAAAGGCCAGATAATGTAATAGTGGATTACGACAGAGATGGTGCAGTTGCGATTCCAATGGTGGTAGGATTTAAAACTACGGTAGGTACAAAAATGGTCCTTGGCTTTGAAATTGGAGCACGATATACCTTTACCGACGATTTGGACGGTAGTAATCCTGTAAATGAACTAGCAAACGAAGAAAGCCTTAAATTTGGAAATCTAAACAGTGATGACTGGTATGTGTTTACCGGAATTACTTTAACATTCACCTTTGGTAGAAGACCCTGCTATTGCAACTTTTAA
- a CDS encoding NAD kinase: protein MKIGIYGQFYHKNSETYIERILEALIKHEAEIVIEKNFLRILNENDEIGNSFNDYKTFTKLDKSYDLFFSIGGDGTILKSVTFVGDLGIPIVGINTGRLGFLATIQKERITESIDQILHNDYILSERSLLSISTLPESGEITPLNFALNEVAINRKNTTSMIKVETRINEKYLTSYWSDGLIIATPTGSTGYSLSCGGPVLDPATNSMVLTPIAPHNLNARPFVIPDNSELTLKVSGREKSYLISLDSRIATLEDNTLIFIKKAPFTIKLVQLPNDSFIKTLREKLLWGEDKRN, encoded by the coding sequence ATGAAGATAGGTATCTACGGTCAGTTTTATCATAAAAATTCAGAAACCTATATAGAGCGCATACTCGAAGCGCTTATTAAGCACGAGGCGGAGATCGTAATTGAAAAGAATTTTTTGCGAATTCTCAATGAAAATGATGAGATCGGGAATAGTTTCAATGATTACAAAACCTTTACAAAGCTCGATAAGAGTTACGATCTGTTTTTCAGTATTGGCGGGGATGGTACAATTTTAAAGTCGGTAACATTTGTAGGTGACCTTGGAATACCTATTGTGGGTATTAATACAGGCCGTCTAGGGTTTTTGGCAACCATTCAGAAGGAACGAATCACGGAGAGCATAGATCAGATCCTCCATAACGATTATATTTTATCTGAAAGAAGTTTGCTTTCTATTAGCACTCTACCTGAATCCGGTGAGATCACCCCACTAAACTTTGCGCTGAACGAAGTTGCCATTAACCGAAAGAATACTACCTCCATGATTAAGGTAGAGACCAGAATAAACGAAAAGTATCTTACTTCCTACTGGTCAGACGGCTTAATTATCGCAACACCTACCGGTTCTACGGGTTACAGTTTAAGTTGCGGAGGCCCGGTTTTAGATCCTGCCACTAACAGTATGGTATTAACCCCAATTGCTCCCCATAATTTAAATGCCAGACCCTTTGTAATTCCCGATAACAGTGAATTAACCCTGAAGGTTTCAGGAAGGGAAAAAAGTTACCTGATCTCTTTGGATTCACGTATTGCAACTTTAGAGGACAACACCCTTATCTTTATTAAAAAAGCCCCATTCACTATTAAATTAGTACAACTTCCCAACGATAGTTTTATTAAAACGCTACGTGAAAAATTACTATGGGGTGAAGACAAACGCAACTAA
- a CDS encoding CBS domain-containing protein encodes MKTAQYIINDIGPFDIGSKIGEVQTSFNQLTYSHIPVTKDGRYAGCISETDAHCFEGNKEISEYSYALEPFYVRDSANWLDILEAFALHNSNIMPVLGPDNRYMGYYELADIMSLFNNTPFLNEAGGIIVIEKGMREYSFSEICQIVESNDAKILGVFISKIENGIMQATLKIGHTGMNAIVQTFRRYNYEVVSNHDEDKFLDDLRNRSNYLDKYLNI; translated from the coding sequence GTGAAAACTGCACAATACATTATAAACGATATTGGCCCGTTCGACATCGGATCGAAGATAGGTGAAGTTCAAACTTCTTTTAATCAGCTCACATATTCTCATATACCGGTCACCAAAGATGGACGCTATGCCGGCTGCATCTCTGAAACGGATGCGCATTGTTTTGAAGGCAATAAGGAGATAAGTGAGTACTCTTATGCATTAGAACCTTTTTATGTTCGGGATTCGGCAAACTGGCTAGACATATTAGAAGCCTTTGCACTTCACAATAGCAACATAATGCCGGTCCTGGGACCCGATAATCGCTATATGGGTTATTATGAGCTTGCCGATATTATGAGTTTATTTAACAATACTCCTTTCTTAAATGAAGCCGGAGGAATTATAGTAATTGAAAAGGGAATGCGTGAATACTCATTTTCTGAGATCTGCCAGATCGTGGAGTCGAATGACGCAAAAATTCTGGGTGTTTTTATTTCAAAAATTGAGAACGGTATCATGCAGGCTACCTTAAAAATAGGCCATACCGGAATGAATGCCATTGTTCAAACCTTCAGAAGATACAACTACGAAGTGGTTTCAAACCACGACGAGGATAAATTTCTGGATGATCTTCGAAATCGGTCTAACTATCTGGATAAATACCTAAATATATAA
- a CDS encoding pyridoxine 5'-phosphate synthase has product MTKLSVNINKIATLRNARGGDVPNVIDAAINIQKFGAQGITIHPRPDERHIRYKDAYDLKSVVSTEFNIEGNPNEKFIKMVLEIKPDQVTLVPDAVDAITSNAGWDTHKHGEYLKEIISEFKRNGIRTSIFVDPEISMIEGAAASGTDRIELYTEEFATQFEKGNQNAIRPYTKCAMKASELGLGINAGHDLSLNNIRFFKENIPNLLEVSIGHALICESLYLGLEKVIKEYLKKLA; this is encoded by the coding sequence ATGACAAAGTTAAGTGTGAACATTAATAAAATAGCAACGCTGCGCAATGCAAGAGGGGGTGATGTGCCTAACGTGATTGATGCAGCGATCAATATTCAAAAATTTGGTGCACAGGGTATCACGATCCACCCCAGGCCCGACGAACGACATATACGCTATAAGGATGCCTATGATCTGAAATCTGTGGTTTCTACCGAATTTAATATAGAAGGTAACCCCAATGAAAAATTTATTAAAATGGTGCTTGAGATAAAGCCAGATCAGGTTACCCTGGTTCCTGATGCTGTAGACGCCATTACTTCTAATGCGGGTTGGGACACTCATAAGCACGGTGAGTATTTAAAGGAGATCATTTCAGAGTTTAAAAGAAATGGAATTCGGACCTCGATTTTTGTCGATCCCGAAATATCAATGATCGAAGGTGCCGCAGCATCAGGTACGGATAGAATAGAACTGTACACCGAGGAATTTGCCACACAATTTGAAAAAGGCAATCAAAACGCTATCCGGCCTTATACAAAATGTGCAATGAAGGCGTCGGAATTAGGTTTGGGTATTAATGCCGGTCATGATCTTTCGCTCAACAATATTCGATTTTTTAAAGAGAACATCCCCAATTTGCTCGAAGTATCCATTGGGCACGCCCTAATCTGTGAATCATTATATCTGGGACTGGAAAAAGTAATAAAGGAATACCTGAAAAAATTAGCCTGA
- a CDS encoding alpha/beta fold hydrolase: MTLYSQIIGEGTPFVILHGFLGMGDNWKTLGKKFSELGYQVHLVDQRNHGRSFHSDAFNYGIMAKDLREYFEHHKLDSAVLLGHSMGGKTAMQFAVDHPEKVSKLIVADIAPKEYPQHHQDILKALQSLDFEQISSRGEAEEVLSSYIEEEGTKLFLLKNLYWREKGKLGLRMNLKVLAEKIEAVGESLPRTTVFKGETLFLRGGRSGYISEYDEVLIRKHFPKAQIRTISNAGHWLHAENPSEFYQNVKDFL; this comes from the coding sequence ATGACGTTATATTCACAAATTATTGGAGAAGGAACCCCCTTTGTAATTTTGCACGGATTTTTAGGAATGGGTGACAACTGGAAGACTTTAGGAAAAAAATTCTCTGAATTAGGATACCAAGTGCATTTAGTCGACCAGCGAAACCACGGGAGAAGCTTTCACAGCGATGCATTCAATTATGGTATTATGGCTAAGGACCTCCGCGAATATTTTGAACATCACAAGCTCGATTCTGCTGTACTGCTGGGGCATTCCATGGGAGGGAAGACAGCCATGCAATTTGCGGTAGACCATCCCGAAAAAGTATCGAAACTGATAGTGGCAGATATTGCTCCTAAAGAATATCCTCAGCATCATCAGGATATTTTGAAGGCCCTCCAATCACTCGATTTTGAACAAATTAGTAGCAGAGGAGAAGCCGAAGAGGTGCTTTCGAGCTATATTGAGGAAGAAGGAACAAAACTTTTTCTGCTGAAAAACCTATATTGGAGAGAGAAGGGGAAGTTGGGATTGCGGATGAACCTGAAGGTATTAGCCGAAAAGATTGAAGCTGTTGGAGAATCATTGCCAAGAACTACCGTATTTAAGGGAGAAACTCTTTTTTTAAGAGGCGGTAGATCGGGTTATATAAGCGAATATGACGAAGTTTTAATTCGAAAACATTTTCCAAAAGCTCAAATTAGAACTATTTCTAATGCCGGACATTGGTTACATGCCGAAAATCCTTCCGAATTTTACCAAAATGTTAAGGATTTTTTATAA
- a CDS encoding OmpP1/FadL family transporter, with protein sequence MKKVVLLVVITLITAVTYAGGYRVSLQGNKSLAMGHTGVAVVNSTESVFFNPAGLVYLENKFSVTGGAFGVFSNVTYQNESTGESAVTDSPVGTPLYLYAAYQATDWLAFGLGVYTPYGSTVEYEDDWAGSHLVNNIDLQAIFIQPTVSIKLSEHFSVGGGPIYVTGSVNFNRNLNRTLSDLDGNRSEVTLDATGVSEWGWTVGAMFSPTENFRIGANYRSQIRLNAEDGDADFENVPNSPLVPFADTTFDAQLPLPAEMTVGLSYQFCDKWLFAFDYNRAFWDIYESLDIDFADENIPDSFNARNYKNASTYRFGLQYEATSMFTLRAGYYFDESPVQEGFFAPETPRNDSNGYTAGLTVNLSERFQIDASFLYLHFKEVEASYDAYFENGVAVPFGGRYKSNAFVPGLGVTYKM encoded by the coding sequence ATGAAGAAAGTAGTACTATTGGTTGTGATTACTCTAATTACAGCCGTAACGTATGCCGGAGGCTATCGGGTGAGTCTGCAGGGAAATAAATCTCTGGCAATGGGCCATACCGGGGTTGCCGTGGTTAACAGTACCGAAAGTGTCTTTTTTAACCCAGCCGGACTCGTATACCTTGAAAATAAATTTAGTGTGACCGGTGGAGCATTCGGAGTATTTTCGAATGTTACTTACCAAAACGAAAGCACAGGTGAATCTGCGGTGACAGATAGCCCGGTTGGAACCCCATTATATCTTTACGCCGCGTATCAGGCTACCGATTGGTTGGCGTTTGGGCTTGGAGTATACACCCCATATGGAAGTACCGTAGAATACGAAGACGATTGGGCAGGTTCTCACCTGGTAAACAACATCGACCTTCAGGCTATTTTTATACAACCCACGGTATCGATAAAATTAAGCGAGCACTTTAGTGTTGGTGGTGGTCCTATATATGTTACCGGATCGGTTAATTTTAACCGAAACCTGAACAGAACGCTTTCAGATCTTGACGGAAACAGAAGTGAAGTTACTCTCGATGCAACCGGAGTAAGCGAATGGGGTTGGACCGTTGGAGCGATGTTCTCTCCAACCGAGAATTTTAGAATTGGCGCAAATTATCGTTCACAGATTCGTTTGAATGCTGAAGACGGCGATGCCGACTTCGAAAATGTTCCCAATTCACCATTGGTTCCTTTTGCAGATACTACTTTCGATGCACAACTCCCGCTTCCAGCGGAGATGACCGTTGGACTATCTTATCAATTCTGTGACAAGTGGTTATTTGCTTTCGATTATAACAGAGCTTTTTGGGATATTTACGAGTCATTAGACATCGATTTTGCCGATGAAAATATTCCAGATTCATTTAATGCACGAAACTATAAAAACGCGTCTACCTATCGATTCGGACTGCAATATGAGGCGACCAGTATGTTCACTTTACGTGCAGGGTATTATTTCGACGAATCTCCGGTTCAGGAAGGATTCTTTGCACCAGAAACACCACGTAACGACAGTAATGGTTATACTGCCGGACTTACAGTAAACCTTAGTGAGCGTTTTCAGATCGATGCTTCATTCCTATATCTGCACTTTAAAGAAGTTGAAGCATCTTACGATGCGTACTTCGAAAATGGAGTGGCAGTACCTTTTGGCGGAAGATATAAATCCAATGCTTTTGTACCGGGATTAGGTGTTACTTATAAAATGTAA